A portion of the Burkholderia pseudomultivorans genome contains these proteins:
- the paaD gene encoding 1,2-phenylacetyl-CoA epoxidase subunit PaaD → MSVPTTAPAHEAPAARHDDALLARAWDVLEAVPDPEIPVVSIRELGILRDVRRADDGLLEVVITPTYSGCPAMSQIAEDIAAALQAAGLPPHRIETVLAPAWTTDWITQEARDKLRAYGIAPPVGQCGSAAPRENVVRFVPRPVAAPVCPRCGSARTERLAQFASTACKALYRCVDCREPFDYFKPY, encoded by the coding sequence ATGTCCGTCCCGACCACCGCCCCCGCCCACGAAGCGCCCGCAGCGCGCCACGACGACGCGCTGCTCGCGCGCGCGTGGGACGTGCTCGAAGCCGTGCCCGACCCCGAGATTCCGGTCGTGTCGATCCGCGAACTCGGGATCCTGCGCGACGTCCGCCGCGCGGACGACGGCCTGCTCGAAGTCGTGATTACGCCGACCTACTCGGGCTGCCCGGCGATGTCGCAGATCGCCGAGGACATCGCCGCCGCGCTGCAGGCCGCCGGCCTGCCGCCGCACCGGATCGAGACGGTGCTCGCGCCCGCGTGGACGACCGACTGGATCACGCAGGAAGCGCGCGACAAGCTGCGCGCGTACGGCATCGCGCCGCCGGTCGGCCAGTGCGGCAGCGCCGCGCCGCGCGAGAACGTCGTGCGCTTCGTGCCGCGCCCCGTCGCGGCGCCCGTCTGCCCGCGCTGCGGCTCCGCGCGCACCGAACGTCTCGCGCAATTCGCGTCGACCGCCTGCAAGGCGCTGTATCGCTGCGTCGATTGCCGCGAACCCTTCGACTACTTCAAACCTTACTGA